TTTGAAGATCCCCTTGCCACCTAACATTTGGTCCAGACCTGGGATCCCGGTAGAAATACGCTCGCTCGACACTTCGTGTGATAAGGTGAGCGATGTCACTGGCAAGACGGAAATGCCGTTCTGGTCAATAAGAAAGGGGTATTCATTGGTACCGTGGAATGATCCGCGATATTTGATAATGCGGAGCAGACGGGTGGAAATTTTGTTGGTAACCCGATGATCCAGCAGGATCACACAGTCTGATACATATTCCTCCAGGCCATGCCGGGTGAGCGAGCCTTCGCCTTTCTCGCCGGTAATAATGGTCGTGACCTTTTTTTCTTTTAGCCAATCAAACAGCCTTCTGAGCTCCGCCCTGATAATACCCTGATTATTCAGGCCTGAAAACAGGTTTTCAATCGTGTCCAGCACCACGCGTTTGGCTCCGAGAGTATCAATAGTATGTCCCAGTCTGATAAACAGACCTTCGAGATCGTACTCTCCGGTTTCTTCTATTTCACTGCGTTCGATGTGAACGTGATCAAGTTTGATCAGTTGGTCTTTTTGAAGTTGATTGAGGTCAAAGCCCAGCGAAGCCACATTGACTGTGAGTTCTTCGGCCTTTTCTTCGAAAGCCATAAAAACGCCCGGCTCGTTGTAGACCATCGCGCCATGGATCAGGAATTCAAGTGAAAAAAGTGTTTTTCCACAACCTGCGGAACCACAAATGAGGGTAGGTCGCCCCTTGGGTAATCCTCCGTTTGTAATTTCATCCAGTCCTTTTATTCCCGTGCAAGACTTGTGCAAGGATGGAAGTTCTGAGTTTGAGGGAATGCTGCTCATTGATGCAGTACTAGTTTACGCTTTAGGTTAAAAAAACCCTTATACGCAAAAACCATACCATCAAAAACCAGTCCAAAATGAGAACCGGGCAAGCCCGGAAAAAGCCAGATTTTGTGGATATGTTGACCTGATCAGTCCAGAAAATTCACAATAATTTCCTTCGCCAGCATGTTGAATTCCTCAAAAGTGCTTGGCTTGGTCAGAAAACTGCTCACACCTGCTTCGTAGGCGGTGGCGATGAGAGCGGCATTGGAAGAAGTAGATATCATAATGACCGGAATGCCCGAAAGTGCCGGGAAGGTGCGAATGGCCGAGACAGTTTCCAGGCCATTCATCTTGGGCATGTTCATATCCAAAAGAATGAGGGATGCTTGCGGCGTTTTCTTGCTTTGAATTAATTCCAGAAGGTCCAGACCATTCTCAACTTCCACAATTTGTAGGTTGGTATCTGCACCCTGAATGGCTTCCTTTATAAAAAATCTATCATCCTGATCGTCGTCTACCAAGTAAATAGTTTTAACAGGGTTCATTCAATGGATTAAATTATAAGATTAGCATCGTTACAAGTCGGCGGAACGGCTAATTGAAAGTTCAAAAACCATCAGCCGACCGGTCGGATTTGTAAAGGTAAATGGAAAAACTTTAAGACAAAATCCTTGCCTACGTTCCTGTTACCTAAATGTTGCGTTACAAATAAAATTAATCGTGTGAGAACTGCAGCACCCACATCCAGTTCATCGGCCAGTGTGCATGAATGCCATCGTGGCTCAGCAGAACATTATTGACGAGCTCATAACCGGTAACACTGCCTCCTTTTTTTGCTAGGTCCGCCTTTGCTTTATTAAAAAGCCTGATCCAGTTTTCGGGCGATACTATCACCTGAGAACCTTCCTGCCATTCCTTTCCCGCTGCTTCGTCCTGGGTGTCAGCGTAACGTTCAATGAGGTAGTGTTTGAAACTTTCATCACTTAACGAGATGACCGAATGTTTTTCATTTTCCATTTTCATAATCTCGAAGGTTAGAGTTATCGAAAAATATGTCACCAATGGATTATTAAAAAAATGTACCAAAGGTAAATCGGTCGTGCCCGTCATGCGATCAGTCCCAGGCGTTTGGCGCTGTACAGGGCCTCAATGGAGTTATTCACTTCCAGTTTTTCGAGAATGCGCTGCCGGTGGGTGTTCACGGTATGCACGCTTATTTCCAGTTGGGAAGAGATTTCCTTACTCAGTTTTCCGTCGCCGATCATTTCCAGTATTTCTTTTTCCTTGAATGTCAAGTGGATAAGTTCGGGTTCGTCGCTCTTCGGCAGCTGAATGAGCTCTCCGGTTTGAAAGTTAATGATCTGGAATTTCACCTTCATAAAATCTGTCTGGTTGGGCGACACATCGATAATCCCCAGCGAAAGCCAGATGTTGCCCGAGGCATCCAGTTCCAGCACCTGGTGCGACTCAGTAACCTGAATGTACCAGTTCTGGCCACCCATGATCCTGTATTCCGTAACCATTTTGAACTGCCGCCGCGATTGGGCCGGAAGCGTCATCATGAATTTCACGGCTTTTACCCAAATGCCGGTCTTTTATTTGACCCAATGATAAATCAGTATTTCTTCTCACGATAATCGGACTTTTCTTTGCACTTCAATCACACGACAACTCAACACGGCTTTTACCTAAACCAACCAGGGATTATTTCACTGAAATACCGAACATTTATGAATTTTTCCGTTATCAGAGGCGCAGACACGATCTGGGGCCACACATTCGCCATACAACTGGCAAAACAAAAAAGACATTTGATACTGCTCGGTAAACAGATCTCAGTCCTCGAAGCGCGTAGAGATCAAATATTGGAGCACAGTGAAGTACAGGTACATTGTTTTGAAGCCGACGATACAGATACCCGCAGCATTATGGCAGTAGCCGAGCATATTAATACCTACTTTGAGGTTGATATGCTGGTTAATTACACGGAAACAGGTTTTGACCAAAAACTGGTTGACTATGACATTTTCAATCTCGAAAAGAAGTTGAAAACCAATTACGCCACCGGTACATTATATACCCATCAGCTATTGCCCAATCTGACGCTGCACGGCCAGGCATATATACTGGATCTGTGGTGTTCCGAAACTCCCGCGAC
The genomic region above belongs to Dyadobacter pollutisoli and contains:
- a CDS encoding SDR family NAD(P)-dependent oxidoreductase, producing MNFSVIRGADTIWGHTFAIQLAKQKRHLILLGKQISVLEARRDQILEHSEVQVHCFEADDTDTRSIMAVAEHINTYFEVDMLVNYTETGFDQKLVDYDIFNLEKKLKTNYATGTLYTHQLLPNLTLHGQAYILDLWCSETPATAWEQALVVFNMRFSDYLNSELQDSGVGISSCTLQKAVDDYGMTLSEAQLSEEAADIVQRLLYNVSQACVENEK
- a CDS encoding response regulator, which produces MNPVKTIYLVDDDQDDRFFIKEAIQGADTNLQIVEVENGLDLLELIQSKKTPQASLILLDMNMPKMNGLETVSAIRTFPALSGIPVIMISTSSNAALIATAYEAGVSSFLTKPSTFEEFNMLAKEIIVNFLD
- a CDS encoding response regulator transcription factor, with product MMTLPAQSRRQFKMVTEYRIMGGQNWYIQVTESHQVLELDASGNIWLSLGIIDVSPNQTDFMKVKFQIINFQTGELIQLPKSDEPELIHLTFKEKEILEMIGDGKLSKEISSQLEISVHTVNTHRQRILEKLEVNNSIEALYSAKRLGLIA